In Euphorbia lathyris chromosome 9, ddEupLath1.1, whole genome shotgun sequence, the following are encoded in one genomic region:
- the LOC136205394 gene encoding organelle RRM domain-containing protein 2, mitochondrial, with amino-acid sequence MAFLSSLRRALFAPSFTRQSNLSSFYSTLTSPKLFVSGLSRLTTDDKLKDAFSPFGQLVEAKVVVDRATGKSKGFGFVTYRTMEEAEKAREEMNAKYLDGWVIFIDPAKPREARRLPPSQPEPSETGFRVNKTIGWCG; translated from the exons ATGGCGTTCCTTTCTTCCCTTCGACGAGCTCTGTTCGCTCCTTCTTTTACTCGCCAATCCAACCTATCTTCTTTCTACTCTACGCTCACTTCTCCTAAGCTTTTCGTCAGCG GCCTTTCAAGACTAACAACAGACGATAAGCTTAAAGACGCGTTTTCTCCTTTTGGGCAGCTTGTTGAAG CAAAAGTGGTGGTGGACAGGGCAACTGGAAAATCAAAAGGTTTTGGTTTCGTCACATATAGAACGATGGAAGAAGCTGAGAAAGCGAGAGAAGAAATGAACGCCAAATATTTAGATGGATGGGTAATCTTTATAGACCCGGCAAAGCCAAGGGAGGCACGACGTCTGCCTCCATCACAACCAGAGCCTTCTGAAACTGGTTTCAGAGTAAATAAGACAATTGGATGGTGTGGCTGA